Proteins co-encoded in one Brassica oleracea var. oleracea cultivar TO1000 chromosome C4, BOL, whole genome shotgun sequence genomic window:
- the LOC106342958 gene encoding ethylene response sensor 1, whose translation MEPCDCFETNANQDDLLVKYQYISDALIALAYFSIPLELIYFVNKSAFFPYKWVLMQFGAFIILCGATHFINLWMFFNHSKVVAIVMTLAKVSCAAVSCATALMLVHIIPDLLSVKNRELFLKKKADELDREMGLILTQEETGRHVRMLTHEIRSTLDRHTILRTTLVELGKTLCLEECALWMPSQSGLYLQLSHTLSHKIQVGSSVPINLPIINQLFNSAQAMHIPHTCPLAKIGPPVGRYAPPEVVSVRVPLLHLSNFQGSDWSDLSGKGYAIMVLILPTDGARKWRDHELELVEVVADQVAVALSHAAILEESMHARDQLMEQNFALDKARQEAEMAVHARNDFLAVMNHEMRTPMHAIISLSSLLLETELSPEQRVMIETILKSSNLVATLISDVLDLSRLEDGSLLLENEPFSLQAIFEEVISLIKPIASVKKLSTNLILSADLPAYAIGDEKRLMQTILNIMGNAVKFTKEGHVSIIASIMKPESLRELPSPDFYPVPSDNHFYLCVQVKDTGCGIHTQDIPFLFTKFVQPRTGAQRNHSGAGLGLALCKRFVGLMGGCIWIESEGIEKGCTASFIIRLGICNGPGSSSGSMALRLAAKSQTRPWNW comes from the exons ATGGAGCCGTGTGATTGTTTTGAGACAAATGCGAATCAGGACGACCTCTTAGTCAAATACCAATACATCTCCGACGCCCTCATCGCTCTCGCCTACTTCTCCATCCCACTCGAGCTCATCTACTTCGTCAACAAGTCAGCCTTCTTCCCTTACAAATGGGTCCTCATGCAGTTCGGCGCCTTCATCATCCTCTGCGGCGCCACCCACTTCATCAACCTCTGGATGTTCTTCAACCACTCCAAAGTCGTCGCCATCGTCATGACCCTCGCCAAAGTCTCCTGCGCCGCCGTCTCCTGCGCCACTGCCCTCATGCTCGTTCACATCATCCCTGATCTTCTCAGCGTCAAGAACCGTGAGCTGTTCCTCAAGAAGAAGGCCGACGAGCTTGACAGAGAGATGGGTCTCATCCTCACCCAGGAGGAGACTGGGAGGCACGTGAGGATGCTTACTCATGAGATCAGAAGCACTCTCGATAGACATACTATTCTTAGGACCACCCTCGTTGAGCTCGGTAAGACTCTTTGTCTCGAGGAGTGCGCCTTGTGGATGCCCTCTCAGAGTGGTTTGTATCTTCAGCTTTCTCATACTTTGAGCCATAAGATACAAGTCGGAAGCAGTGTGCCTATTAATCTCCCGATTATTAACCAGCTCTTCAACAGCGCTCAAGCGATGCACATACCTCACACGTGTCCCTTGGCTAAGATTGGGCCTCCTGTTGGGAGATATGCGCCTCCCGAGGTTGTTTCTGTCCGTGTGCCTCTTCTGCATCTCTCGAATTTCCAGGGAAGTGACTGGTCTGATCTCTCTGGTAAAGGCTACGCTATCATGGTCCTGATTCTTCCAACTGATGGTGCGAGAAAATGGAGAGACCATGAGTTGGAACTTGTCGAAGTTGTGGCGGATCAG GTGGCGGTGGCTCTTTCACACGCAGCGATTCTGGAGGAATCAATGCACGCTCGTGACCAGCTTATGGAGCAGAACTTTGCATTAGACAAGGCTCGCCAAGAGGCGGAGATGGCGGTACATGCTCGGAATGACTTCCTAGCTGTCATGAACCACGAGATGAGGACGCCGATGCATGCCATCATCTCTCTCTCTTCTCTCCTTCTTGAGACCGAGCTATCTCCAGAGCAGAGAGTTATGATCGAGACAATACTGAAAAGTAGCAATCTCGTGGCTACGCTCATCAGCGACGTTCTGGATCTGTCGAGATTGGAAGATGGGAGCTTGCTCTTGGAAAATGAACCGTTCAGTCTCCAAGCCATCTTTGAAGAG GTCATCTCTCTGATAAAGCCAATCGCATCGGTGAAGAAACTATCGACGAATCTGATCCTATCTGCAGACTTGCCGGCTTATGCTATAGGCGATGAGAAACGTCTGATGCAAACTATTCTCAACATCATGGGCAACGCTGTGAAATTCACCAAGGAAGGCCACGTCTCCATCATAGCTTCTATCATGAAACCTGAGTCCTTGAGAGAATTACCATCTCCTGACTTCTATCCAGTTCCAAGTGACAATCACTTCTACCTATGCGTGCAG GTGAAGGACACAGGATGTGGAATTCACACGCAAGACATTCCGTTTCTCTTCACCAAATTTGTGCAGCCTCGGACTGGAGCTCAGAGGAACCATTCTGGTGCAGGACTCGGTCTAGCTCTCTGCAAACG GTTCGTTGGGCTAATGGGAGGATGCATATGGATAGAAAGCGAAGGGATAGAGAAAGGCTGCACGGCTTCGTTCATAATCAGGCTAGGTATCTGCAACGGTCCGGGCAGTAGCAGCGGTTCAATGGCGCTACGTCTTGCAGCCAAATCACAAACAAGACCGTGGAACTGGTGA
- the LOC106341153 gene encoding proline-rich protein 3, producing the protein MALQCSFFFIPCMLLISSLVTARADTTTDGELLSSMIGVQGLIYCKQGSKLTPLQGAVARVTCETADEYGYEGEDVTVLSQATDAKGYFLATLSPSEVKGLKKKVIKIKECRAFLELSPADTCSYPTEINRGISGAILQTYRLLENKLKMKLFTVGPFVFSPEETQDKSIPDGY; encoded by the exons ATGGCCCTACAATGTTCGTTTTTCTTCATTCCATGCATGCTGCTTATCTCGTCCCTGGTCACCGCCCGAGCAGACACAACCACCGACGGAGAACTACTTTCTTCCATGATCGGAGTTCAAGGTCTTATCTACTGTAAACAAGGATCCAAGCTTACCCCTCTCCAAG GTGCGGTGGCGAGGGTGACATGCGAGACGGCGGACGAATACGGTTACGAGGGAGAGGACGTGACGGTGCTCAGCCAAGCGACGGATGCTAAGGGTTATTTCCTGGCGACGCTTTCTCCATCGGAGGTGAAGGGGTTAAAGAAGAAGGTGATCAAGATTAAAGAGTGCAGAGCGTTTCTTGAGCTTTCTCCAGCTGATACCTGTTCTTATCCGACTGAGATCAACCGTGGAATTAGCGGAGCCATTCTCCAGACATATCGTCTCTTAGAAAACAAGCTTAAGATGAAGCTCTTCACCGTTGGTCCTTTCGTGTTCTCCCCTGAGGAAACTCAGGATAAGTCTATCCCCGATGGTTACTAA
- the LOC106339709 gene encoding probable pectinesterase/pectinesterase inhibitor 20, translating to MSQIFMFLVTLSFFSILSSPSLAAGPQATGNATSPSNVCRYAPDPSYCRSVLPNQPGDVYSYGRFSLRRSISRARRFISMIDYQLNRKGKVDAKSTLRALEDCKFLASLTIDFLLSSSQTVDATKTLSVSRADDVHTFLSAAITNEQTCLEGLKSTASENGLSGDLYNDTKLYGVSLALFSKGWVPKRKRSRPVWKPEASFKKFSGFRNGRLPLKMTERTRAVYNTVTRSGRKLLQTGVDAVQVSDIVTVNQNGTGNFTTINEAVAAAPNKTDGSNGYFLIYVTAGLYEEYVEIPKYKRYVMMIGDGINQTVITGNRSVVDGWTTFKSATFILTGPNFIGVNITIRNTAGPTKGQAVALRSGGDFSVFYSCSFEAYQDTLYTHSLRQFYRECDVYGTVDFIFGNAAVVLQKCNLYPRQPRQGQANEVTAQGRTDPNQNTGTVLHGCTIRPADDLASSNYTVKTYLGRPWKEYSRTVVMQTYIDGFLDPTGWNAWSGNFALSTLYYAEYNNTGPGSSTTNRVTWPGYHVINATDASNFTVTNFLVGEGWIGQTGVPFVGGMIA from the exons ATGTCTCAAATTTTCATGTTCTTGGTCACCCTTAGCTTCTTCTCCATATTGTCATCTCCTTCTCTCGCCGCAGGACCTCAGGCCACAGGAAACGCCACGTCCCCATCAAATGTATGTCGCTACGCACCGGATCCATCTTACTGTAGATCAGTTCTCCCAAACCAGCCCGGAGATGTTTACTCCTACGGTCGTTTCTCTCTCAGACGGTCCATCTCACGTGCCAGGCGGTTCATCTCAATGATCGACTATCAACTAAACCGGAAAGGCAAAGTGGATGCTAAATCCACCTTGCGGGCACTCGAAGACTGCAAATTCCTAGCCAGCCTTACTATAGACTTCCTCCTTAGTAGCTCACAGACCGTAGATGCCACCAAAACGCTGTCGGTTTCGAGGGCTGACGATGTTCATACTTTCCTAAGTGCTGCGATCACCAACGAACAGACTTGCCTTGAAGGACTTAAATCCACGGCATCTGAAAATGGTCTCTCTGGTGATCTTTACAACGATACAAAACTCTATGGGGTCTCTCTTGCCCTCTTTTCCAAAG GTTGGGTGCCAAAAAGGAAAAGATCGAGGCCGGTTTGGAAACCAGAAGCCAGCTTCAAAAAGTTTTCCGGCTTCCGTAACGGTAGATTACCGTTAAAGATGACGGAAAGGACGCGTGCCGTTTACAACACCGTGACTAGGTCTGGGAGAAAGCTTCTCCAAACTGGAGTAGACGCTGTTCAGGTCAGCGATATCGTGACGGTGAATCAGAACGGGACGGGAAACTTCACGACTATAAACGAAGCTGTAGCTGCCGCGCCTAATAAAACTGACGGTAGTAACGGTTATTTCTTGATCTACGTAACGGCGGGATTGTACGAGGAATACGTGGAGATTCCGAAGTACAAGAGGTATGTGATGATGATCGGTGACGGCATTAACCAAACTGTTATCACCGGAAACCGGAGCGTCGTTGATGGATGGACCACTTTCAAGTCCGCCACATTTA TTCTAACAGGTCCTAACTTTATTGGCGTGAACATAACAATCCGCAACACGGCAGGACCAACCAAGGGTCAAGCCGTCGCATTGAGGAGCGGTGGAGACTTCTCTGTATTCTATAGTTGTAGTTTCGAAGCCTATCAAGATACCTTATATACGCATTCTCTCAGACAGTTCTATCGTGAATGTGATGTTTATGGTACGGTTGACTTTATATTCGGCAATGCTGCAGTGGTGTTACAAAAGTGTAATTTGTATCCACGTCAGCCTCGTCAAGGTCAGGCGAACGAGGTTACAGCTCAAGGTCGTACCGACCCGAACCAGAACACTGGAACTGTGTTACATGGGTGTACAATAAGACCCGCGGATGATTTGGCTTCGAGCAACTATACAGTAAAAACTTATCTTGGTCGGCCGTGGAAGGAATATTCGAGAACTGTTGTTATGCAGACATACATAGACGGGTTTCTTGACCCGACTGGCTGGAACGCATGGTCTGGAAATTTCGCATTGAGCACACTTTACTATGCGGAATACAATAACACAGGACCTGGCTCTAGCACGACAAACAGAGTCACTTGGCCAGGTTATCATGTCATTAACGCTACTGATGCTTCAAATTTCACCGTCACCAATTTTCTTGTTGGCGAAGGTTGGATCGGACAAACCGGGGTGCCTTTCGTGGGTGGAATGATTGCATAA
- the LOC106337783 gene encoding fumarate hydratase 1, mitochondrial-like: MAIYVASRRLSARTTAATLRYATALRSYSTSFREERDTFGPIQVPSDKLWGAQTQRSLQNFEIGGERERMPEPIVRAFGVLKKCAAKVNMEYGLDPTIGKAIMQAAQEVAEGKLNDHFPLVVWQTGSGTQSNMNANEVIANRAAEILGRKRGEKCVHPNDHVNRSQSSNDTFPTVMHIAAATEINSRLIPSLKTLHTTLDSKSFEFKDIVKIGRTHTQDATPLTLGQEFGGYATQTGLNTKKGFDVKIAAAVAEETNLPFVTAENKFEALAAHDACVETSGSLNTIATSLMKIANDIRFLGSGPRCGLGELVLPENEPGSSIMPGKVNPTQCEALTMVCAQVMGNHVAVTVGGSNGHFELNVFKPVIASALLHSVRLIADASASFEKNCVRGIEANRERISKLLHESLMLVTSLNPKIGYDNAAAVAKKAHKEGSTLKEAALKLGVLTAEEFDTLVVPEKMIGPSD, from the exons ATGGCGATTTACGTCGCGTCACGGCGGCTTTCCGCCAGAACAACCGCGGCGACGCTGCGTTACGCCACTGCTCTGAGATCTTATTCGACGTCGTTTAGGGAGGAGAGGGACACCTTCGGGCCGATCCAAGTTCCTTCCGATAA GTTGTGGGGAGCCCAGACGCAGAGATCGCTGCAGAACTTCGAGATCGGCGGCGAGCGCGAGCGTATGCCCGAGCCAATCGTCCGCGCTTTTGGCGTCTTGAAGAAGTGCGCTGCCAAG GTAAACATGGAGTATGGACTTGATCCAACGATTGGGAAAGCGATTATGCAAGCTGCTCAGGAAGTTGCTGAGGGAAAGCTCAATGATCATTTCCCCCTTGTTGTTTGGCAAACTGGTAGTGGCACTCAGAGTAACATGAATGCTAATGAG GTCATTGCTAACAGAGCAGCTGAGATTCTTGGTCGCAAACGTGGTGAAAAATGTGTCCACCCTAATGACCATGTCAACAGATCTCAATCCTCTAACGACACTTTCCCTACT GTCATGCACATTGCAGCTGCAACCGAGATTAATTCAAGGCTCATCCCTAGTCTGAAAACTTTGCATACCACTCTCGACTCTAAG TCCTTCGAGTTTAAAGATATTGTGAAAATTGGAAGAACTCACACTCAAGATGCTACTCCTTTGACGCTAGGACAAGAATTTGGTGGCTATGCTACTCAG ACAGGATTAAACACCAAGAAAGG GTTTGACGTAAAGATAGCTGCTGCAGTTGCCGAAGAAACAAATTTGCCGTTTGTCACTGCAGAAAACAAGTTTGAAGCTCTG GCTGCACATGATGCTTGTGTTGAAACCAGTGGGTCACTTAACACAATCGCCACATCGTTGATGAAGATTGCCAATGATATACGTTTTCTTGGAAG TGGTCCAAGATGTGGTCTTGGTGAACTTGTTCTGCCTGAAAATGAGCCAGGAAGCAGCATCATGCCT GGCAAGGTAAATCCTACACAGTGTGAGGCCTTGACTATGGTTTGTGCTCAG GTAATGGGCAACCATGTAGCTGTGACAGTTGGTGGGTCAAATGGTCATTTCGAACTGAATGTATTTAAGCCGGTGATTGCAAGCGCTCTCTTGCAT TCCGTGAGGTTAATAGCAGATGCTTCAGCTTCGTTTGAGAAAAACTGTGTAAGGGGTATTGAGGCCAACAGAGAAAGGATCTCAAAGCTATTGCACGAG TCTCTTATGCTTGTGACATCATTGAATCCG AAAATCGGATATGACAATGCTGCAGCAGTTGCCAAGAAAGCTCACAAAGAAGGATCGACACTGAAG GAAGCGGCTCTGAAGTTAGGTGTTCTTACCGCTGAAGAGTTTGATACGCTTGTTGTTCCCGAGAAGATGATCGGACCCTCCGATTGA